The genome window ctttatcaaacaattcacaatatattcatatatatatatatatatatatatatcaattaatattaattaatcaaaaaatacaatttacacaagtaatacatgctttgagtcctaaactacccggactttagcattaatagtagctacgcacggactctcgtcacctcgtgcgtacgtagcccccacaattagcaacaattatttaatcttaatcacctatgaggtaattttcccctcacaagattagacaagagacttacctcgtcttgctccaatttaatccataattttgccttttccacgattatccaactccgtctggctcgaatctagccaaaataattcgatacaatcactaaatattataggaatcaattctataagaaaatactacattttaaagaaaagatcccgaaattaattaaaaattcgctcgcggggcccacatctcgaaatccagcgaaagttacaaaatctgataacccattcaattacgagtccaaccataccagtttcactcaaatccgactccgaatcgataccgaaatctcaaaattttgtttctatgagatttctagattttttcaaatttcaatctcaaaacactaattagattgtgaaaacaatgatatacttgtatatgtagaccaaatccgagttagaatcaattaacccaatgtttttcccttgaaaatctgccaaaagtcgtctctgctcaagctcaagttcgtcaaaaatggcaaatgggacgaatgccctctttttataacacTGCACAGCAACCTTCGGAACTGGCCCTCGAACTGGACCTCGATCGGGGCTTCGATCATAGGCTCGAGCCTAGACCTCAATCATGGCCTCGAttagggcatcgaggttgggccttcgatcatagccctcgagccataccttcgatcatgccctcgagccttgccttcgatctcggcttcgatcagggtatcgaggtatACATCGGCAGCCAAAGGCGTATTCAGAATTTTAACAACATGGGTGCACCATTATCTTTAAGATAAATGTTTGGttcaattatataaaatttatggtgATAACAAGTTCACGAGCAAactatattaatattatattcaCAAAAAATATCATTCACTTTACAATTGTCCTCGACGAGTTTTCATACTTTGAAAACGGTCGATAAAAGCATTATTACTTACCGTTTTAAATATCTTACGCTCTATATAGCAAACTAAATAATCATTGAGAAAATCATCATTCATCCTATTATGTAGATCATTTTTTATGTACTTCATTGATGAGAATGCTCTTTCCACACTTGCGGTAGCAACAAGTATAAGCAAAGTCAACTTCACAAGCAAATAAATAAGTGGCCAAGTAAGATCCAATTTTGTCACTATCATCACTCTAGCAAAATCCTTAATCACCTTCAGGTTAAGAAATCTACTATCATACTTTTGAGTATAGACGATGAAACTATCAAGTTGGAAATCGAGTTCTCGAAGTTTGTTATCACCAAATTCACTTAGATAATACTCTGCCAACTTCATTATACTGTCCTTATCAAAATTAGCAAATGAATCAACCGGATTCAAACTGGCCATACCAAGTAGTAAGTCAGTAGTCACAACATCAAAACGATCATTAAGCTCTTGAAATTCCAAATCAATAACCGTATAAAACACTTCCACACGAAAGTGATGTAAATATGAAACTTCGGACCTCTTACGCTTCGACTTTCCTAGAGTGTAGTCTTCATCCATTTTGGGAATTAGAATATCATGTTTACTACAAAATGAGAACATCTCATCCAACAAGGAGTTCCATTCAGTTTCTCTCATCATTTGCAATCATTTCTTTGCAAGGTCAAGCATTCTCATAGCATTTAACAATATCTTGATCTTTCTTTTGTAAAGCTTTGTTCAATTCACTTGTAAATAACAACACCTTGAACATCAAGTGCAACATAAAAATAAATCTAAATTCTTGAATCTGGCTCAAAAGATTTCCAGCTGCAAATCTATCAAGATAATATGGACAGTCGCGCTTCATATCTTTAAGCACATTAACAATTGAAGGAAATAAAATCATCAAATTATCCAAAGTTTTAAAATGAGACCCCCAACGAATATCACCCGGTGGTTGGAGGCCACATTCTTGATTCAAACTTTGCCCCGTATAGGCTTCTCCAGATTTAAGCAACTCTTCCAACTTATCTGCTTGATGTTGTCGAAGTGACTCCATGCGCTTAAATGAAGAtccaatatgtcacgacccaaaatcaaaactgtcgtgatgacgcctatctcaatactatgcaagccgacaatctcaataaaccaccatatctttgaagtttgaaaacataacatTGAATTTCAtataaaatctcacaatttctgacataaaaatacattcccaaaactcggtgtcactgagtacatgagcatctaatatgaatacaaagtctgactaataaaacactgtctgaaatatataaaacagtacaataactgaagaaaagagagacaaggtcagcggatatcgagcaactaccttgatagtctccaacagataaatcctcaaatctgggaaacgccgtatccggaagtacttggatttgcacacgaggtgcagagtgtagtatgagtacaaccaactcaataagtaacaaaactaacctcggagttgaaagtagtgacgagctccgcaggtacagtccagtataaataataacaatacataaatataggcatgctttcaagttcaacatttgctttcagtacaaataaaacagaTCAGTTCTAAAcaatacgaggaatatgacatctctgtatctacatgccaatgtacatactgtatgtgatgcaccttaatgAAAATTccgtgtactcacaatctaaaatactcaatcactcagtactgtatatggccaatccagcccaggaaagatccatcccaaaatatatatgtatatccatcaactgacagtcagtcactcaatactgtataaggacaatccagcccaggggaagatccatccccaaatatcaatgattctAACAAGATCCATATCTAGgagaaatccatccctcaatgtaaatacttcgggcaagatctatgcacatggaagatccatcccttaatatttatatctatggcaagatccatgcccagggaagatccatcccagatatatatatatatatatatatatatatatatatatatatatatatatatatatatatatatatatatatatcaactatgCTCATTGTAGgggtgcaaactccggaggggctccttcagtccaagcgctataatagccagatccaggcataaacaaataaacataactatcactcagaatcttcagtctctcgggctctcaataacatgaagaatcaacctgacatgatgatatgaagtatcaatgaataacaacagagactgagatatgatatgcaaatgatagatgtgactaagtacaaaattataaatttaaacaaatagttcaacaacaatacgacccatgtgggtcccaaaacaTATCGGCGCATAgccaaatcatgatctttaacatgaggctcagctcaatttctctaacacatagaggatgtgtggataatgacatttatttaattatgcaactctaCGGAATCAATTAGGTCACAATTCCTATTAtacacgctcacacgcccgtcacctagcgtgtgcgtcatctccaaacgattcatacaacatgtaattcagggattcataccctcagaaccaagtttagaagtgttacttacctcaaacagtgtaatttcttactccgctatgcccttgcctcgcgaattggtctccgaaagttttgtatctagccataattaattcgatttagtcaatacaaCTTATaggaaattaattccatataaaaatataaattttccaacaaaatccgaaattgcactcaaaaattgcgtcttggaacccgacaaaagttacaaaatatgaacgcccatctaaccacgagtccaaccatataaatttcaccaaattccgacatcaactcggccctcaaatcttcaattaaagtctatgaagatttctaccattttcaacccaatctttacccatttgaactcaacaatcttttcacaaccttattggtatgtgtatgtataattgatgctcttacacccaagaatcatacttttaatctcccatcttttaccccaaaaatcgaaattgaagaattgggggaagagATTCTTACCTCTATGAAGccttagcaagatccttgtgaaatcttcaagtcttgaacaagaattgatgaacaattgactaagtcttcactttctctctctaagatgctctcaccactctctaaaatatcatatgaaacccttcaaaatgatccctaatagtgttttataagaatggggtcgggtttataaaatcagaaaaatgaagctctgaagcacactctgcggtcgcatatgcgattgcAGAATTAATAtatggtccgcatatcggccgcaaaaATTGATGCCCAAAACTAGGGGTCGCTtgcctgggtctgcggtagttatgcggcccgcatacccgtTATGTGATCGCAAATTATATCGCAGACttgttatgtgatcgcataatgcaccgcataacttcCCTCTAGAAATCCCAAGTTGATTCTGCGATAGGTTTTGCGGTCCGCGaaataattatgcggtcgcataattgaccgtACAATGGTCCTCAAACTTGGCTCATTTTTGCtacactctgcggccattatgcggtccgcagagtgattctgcgaccgcatagtgggccacaGAAATGTCTTCTTCTACCAAAAATTTTCCTGTACTCCCCagtacattgttcaacccaaaaagtccgaaccgcaaCGGGCTTTTGTATAACCTTTATACTAAttaatctacctcggcaccataaagccttaatttccttagcaaaaattctccggggtcgttacacataagtcaacatacgatcaaccttttcaacttaaattctaaaccttggaactaagtgttccaaatcattccaaaacctcaccggacccgaactaattacccccggcaagtcacataacaatcgTAAATTACAAATtgaatagtaaatgggggaacatggttgTAATAGTCAAAATAactggtcaggtcattacataaTAGTATTCAAAACATTAGTAATAATATAAAAGAAATTATCCACATCCGAATACTTTTTAGAAAGAGCTACAAATGCTAGTTGCAATTGATGAGCAAAACAGTGAATACAATATGCAGAGGGAGTATCTTGCAAAATTAAAGACTTGAGACCACTTATTTTTCCTTGCATATTACTAGCTCCATTATAGCCCTGCCCACGTATCTTGGATCTACTTAATGAATGATCCAAAAGCAAAGAATAAATTGCTTTTTGTAATGACGAGGAATAAGTATCATCCACGTGGACAATACCCAAGAATCGCTCTATCACCATTCCACTTTTGTTGACATATCGCAAAATTAAGGCCATTTTCTCCTTATGTGAGACATCCTTTGATTCATCAACCAATATTGCAAAATAATCACCATCCAAATCTTCAATGACAGCTTTAGTTGTTTCTTTAGTAAAAGCCTCCACAATCTCTTTTTGAATTGTTGGACAAATCATCATATCATTTTGTGGTGCATGGCGTAATATTACTCTTCCCACATCCGGATGCCGATCTCCGTGTCATTCCAAAAGTTCAAGACAGCCACCTTTATATTCAGATTCTTCTCTTTCATCGTGTCCACGAAATGGAAATcccaaaattaaaagaaacctcgCCACATCAATTGAGGCAGTTAAGCGCATCTGGTAATCACCTTTTACTTTTTCACTTTGCTTATCAAAAGAAAATTGAATCGATTGACGTTGATTTTTCAAATCTAGCATCCTATAGAAGCATTTGTGATGGATACTATTTACTTCACCAACATGTTCTTtgaatctttccacaaccttctTCCAACCCCTAAAACCATCTTTTGTAAATGCATCCCCTACATTTCCACGACTTTCAAGTTCATTCTTGAATAAATAACAACACAAACAAAATGTCGCATCTGTTTTTATGCTATACTCCAACCATTGAGAATATGATCCCCTAAATCAAGTGGGACTAAATTGACGCATTTTACTCCTAATCTTAGTTTTAGTAAAGGCATGACAAAATAGTTGACAAGGCCCTTTGTTTATATAATATCTCCTCACTTCATCTCGAATATTAGGACCATAATCCGAAATTAGCATTCTTTCTTTGGGATCAGATTCAAAAGATTTCAAATCAAGCACTTTATCCACATTTGAAAGTAGAGAAGGATTTGTCTCTCTTTGATCTTCCGGAGCGATTTGTGAACTCCTGTATGGCCAACTAGCACTAGAACTTGGTTCACCATTTTTCGACTTGGTGAGAAATCTATCCATTTTAATCTTATGGATCATTCCTACAAAATTAAATATTCACACTTCTATTTAATCTATcttaattcaaataaattattaaattcaaATCAATCATATTAAAGCATGTCTGTCAACAGATGAAGAAGTTATAGCACAAAAATTAGGCATCTGTAGTTCTGTACATGTATGTTTGAACTTACACACTTTAATTGTGTTTGAATATTGAGCAAGTTCTTCAATAAAGCTGCAGTGAGATAATTAAAATACAGAACAATGAGAGAGTAGTTAGATACCTGAGGCTGAGAATGCTGCTTTCTTGAAAAATCCATTCACAGAGGCTAGAGCCgatagagagagagggagagttGAGAGGGAGACAAACTGCGAAGTTTGCTtttagaaattagggatttgataTATTAGTATATACCCAAATTCCTCCTAAAAACGTGGGCCATGATTTTAGCCAAAAAGAACTATAAAAAAAAACTTGCCCATGATTTTAGCTAAAAggaactttaaaaaaaaaaacttaatatAGAAAAGGTGAAGGGACGGGGATCGAACCCTTGACCTGGGGGTACACAGGGGCACCAACTTACCAATGCACCAAGGTAGTCAATTGAGCATGGGTGGTCACGAACATATTTATATAGATAATTTTAAAATTGGTACTGTTTATACATAGCCTAGAAAGGGAAGGATGGGTGTATGTACCCCATCCCCTCCATGTAAATCTGCCTCTGTCGGCAGCCCCTTAAAGTTGTCCTCATTTTTTACTTAAATACTCTATTTTAAGTCTGTTTCATTTGAACACTTTAACCAGACCTTTACTGTGTCATTTACATAAAATGCTAACATGGCTAGCGGAGTGTTTCTCACATTTTTCAAGCGCGTAAAAAGCATCTCCACCTACGAccgttaggtcctgggttcgagtcacgaTGGAGGAAAAGTGTGAAAACAttatagatcctcctaatttgggagggaaaaaaagttaaaaaacaaACCTTTcatactgtcacgccccaaacttggggagcgcgaccagcgctccaccgagagaacccggccgagcaag of Nicotiana tomentosiformis chromosome 7, ASM39032v3, whole genome shotgun sequence contains these proteins:
- the LOC138895641 gene encoding uncharacterized protein; the protein is MESLRQHQADKLEELLKSGEAYTGQSLNQECGLQPPGDIRWGSHFKTLDNLMILFPSIVNVLKDMKRDCPYYLDRFAAGNLLSQIQEFRFIFMLHLMFKVLLFTSELNKALQKKDQDIVKCYENA
- the LOC104117315 gene encoding uncharacterized protein encodes the protein MICPTIQKEIVEAFTKETTKAVIEDLDGDYFAILVDESKDVSHKEKMALILRYVNKSGMVIERFLGIVHVDDTYSSSLQKAIYSLLLDHSLSRSKIRGQGYNGASNMQGKISGLKSLILQDTPSAYCIHCFAHQLQLAFVALSKKYSDVDNFFYIITNVLNTIM